In Spirochaetales bacterium, a single genomic region encodes these proteins:
- a CDS encoding phosphoglycerate dehydrogenase — protein sequence MYKIQTLNKISAIGLEGLPRDRYEVASEILNPDAIIVRSFDMHTMDFPPSLKAVARAGAGVNNIPIEKCTGKGIVVFNTPGANANAVKELVLASLFLSSRKIYDGIAWAKTLAGKGDEVPKLIEKGKSSYAGPEIIGKKLGVIGLGAIGAMVANDALSLGMQVMGFDPFISVASAWGLSRNVKRANVLETLVAESDYISMHVPLTDQTRGLLNKERFALMKKGVRILNFSRNGLVNNEDLREAIDQGIVAAYVTDFPDDNLLNMPNVIGIPHLGASTPEAEDNCAVMAADQVMDFLENGNITNSVNFPACSMPQSGKKRIIVANRNIPNMVGQITTLLAGNKINIADMINKHMGDYAYNIIDLDSEISEENIDKVRKIEGVIMVRVI from the coding sequence ATGTACAAGATACAGACATTGAATAAAATTTCAGCGATAGGACTCGAAGGCCTGCCGAGAGACAGATACGAGGTGGCCTCCGAGATTCTCAATCCGGACGCGATCATTGTCCGGAGTTTCGATATGCATACCATGGATTTTCCCCCGTCGCTCAAGGCAGTCGCGCGGGCGGGGGCGGGTGTCAATAATATACCGATTGAAAAGTGCACCGGAAAGGGTATTGTGGTATTCAATACACCGGGGGCGAACGCGAACGCCGTCAAGGAACTTGTTCTGGCATCGCTTTTTCTCAGCTCGCGGAAGATTTACGACGGTATTGCCTGGGCAAAAACGCTCGCGGGCAAAGGTGATGAAGTTCCCAAACTCATCGAAAAAGGCAAATCCAGTTACGCGGGGCCCGAAATTATCGGGAAAAAACTCGGGGTCATCGGTCTGGGGGCGATCGGGGCGATGGTCGCCAACGACGCGCTTTCACTCGGTATGCAGGTCATGGGATTCGACCCGTTCATTTCGGTCGCTTCCGCCTGGGGATTGTCGCGGAACGTGAAACGGGCGAACGTTCTCGAAACCCTTGTCGCCGAATCGGACTATATTTCCATGCACGTCCCCCTGACCGACCAGACGCGGGGGCTGCTCAACAAGGAACGCTTCGCGCTCATGAAAAAGGGGGTACGCATCCTCAATTTCTCGAGGAACGGACTCGTCAATAATGAAGACCTCAGGGAGGCGATCGACCAGGGTATTGTGGCGGCCTATGTCACCGATTTTCCCGACGACAACCTCCTCAATATGCCGAATGTGATCGGCATTCCCCACCTCGGGGCTTCGACTCCCGAAGCCGAGGACAACTGCGCGGTCATGGCGGCCGACCAGGTGATGGATTTTCTCGAAAACGGGAATATCACCAATTCCGTGAATTTCCCGGCATGCTCCATGCCGCAGTCCGGCAAGAAAAGGATCATCGTCGCGAACAGGAACATCCCCAATATGGTCGGACAAATTACGACGCTTCTTGCGGGCAACAAGATCAACATCGCGGATATGATCAACAAGCACATGGGCGATTACGCTTATAACATCATCGACCTCGACAGCGAGATTTCGGAAGAAAACATCGACAAAGTCAGAAAAATCGAGGGCGTCATCATGGTTCGGGTTATTTAG
- a CDS encoding FecR domain-containing protein, giving the protein MKKTIVLFLTFACFTPAICTADSYLDYADGEVDIRDLKGAMYEAVEGDELLVGYSVITGPDGYAEVQSDGSLIRINENTIFKLMETEKEGKKTDVLSCLAGSVYLKMKSLTEDENGPLITTQSAVLGVRGTAFSVFTGIDGASLIAVDEGKVAVSAAGESVELAAEEGVEVRPGEAPGEKFPVLRGKLDFRTWNEARLVEFDKDPVEAIGRVKRQMDVLIAKLEEELEAHKESLYRRNEAHGKLEAFGENEKNEREKYYKETVFPIEVETSYRYLNVRYYALSALSLRRYVCGRMYVTMKTSYINKRGNTVYEAFLRVYGEILSSYTGHVVPHLVAADI; this is encoded by the coding sequence ATGAAAAAAACGATTGTGCTTTTTTTGACATTTGCGTGTTTTACCCCCGCGATTTGTACGGCGGATTCCTACCTGGATTACGCCGACGGGGAGGTCGATATCAGGGACCTAAAGGGCGCGATGTATGAAGCAGTCGAAGGCGACGAGCTTCTCGTCGGGTATTCGGTGATCACGGGTCCTGACGGATACGCGGAAGTGCAGTCCGACGGCTCCCTGATCCGGATCAACGAAAACACCATATTCAAACTCATGGAAACGGAAAAGGAAGGGAAAAAGACCGATGTCCTCTCGTGCCTCGCGGGCTCGGTATATCTCAAGATGAAAAGCCTCACCGAAGACGAAAACGGCCCCCTCATTACAACACAGAGTGCCGTGCTGGGGGTCAGGGGTACCGCCTTTTCCGTTTTTACCGGGATCGACGGCGCGAGCCTTATCGCCGTCGACGAAGGGAAGGTGGCGGTCAGCGCGGCGGGCGAGTCGGTCGAACTCGCGGCGGAAGAAGGGGTCGAGGTCAGGCCCGGCGAGGCGCCCGGAGAAAAGTTCCCGGTTCTTCGGGGCAAACTCGATTTCAGAACGTGGAACGAAGCCCGCCTCGTGGAGTTCGATAAGGACCCGGTCGAGGCGATCGGGCGGGTGAAAAGGCAGATGGACGTCCTCATCGCGAAACTCGAAGAGGAACTTGAGGCCCATAAGGAGAGTCTCTACCGAAGGAACGAGGCACACGGGAAACTCGAAGCTTTTGGGGAAAACGAGAAGAACGAGCGTGAAAAATATTACAAGGAGACGGTATTCCCCATCGAGGTCGAAACAAGCTACCGGTACCTCAATGTCCGCTATTATGCTCTTTCCGCGCTGTCGCTTCGACGCTATGTCTGCGGAAGGATGTACGTGACGATGAAAACGTCCTATATTAATAAGAGGGGAAACACGGTCTACGAAGCCTTTCTCCGGGTATACGGTGAGATCCTCTCATCCTATACCGGACACGTGGTCCCCCATCTCGTCGCGGCGGACATCTGA